The following are encoded together in the Paraburkholderia sp. BL10I2N1 genome:
- a CDS encoding LysE family translocator — MISVHVLLTFTVALAIVYAMPGPDMALVLQTSAARGTRHGFANAAGLAIARATHVTLSACGVATLLKASPGLYEMVRIGGAMYLAYVAIQILRSPGFGLKFNAANAGIEPPLRSSVAKGMLSSLLNPKTLLFCSVLLPQFVNPQGAPVWSQMAELGLVLVLTGIAFDLACVFGASRLSSFLQHSPRAERFQRWSFATALLAFAIRIPFA, encoded by the coding sequence ATGATTTCCGTACACGTTCTGCTTACCTTCACTGTCGCTCTCGCCATCGTCTACGCGATGCCCGGCCCCGACATGGCGCTCGTGCTTCAGACGAGCGCTGCTCGCGGTACCCGGCACGGCTTTGCGAATGCCGCGGGTCTTGCAATCGCGCGTGCGACGCACGTTACGCTCTCCGCATGCGGGGTTGCCACCCTGTTGAAGGCGTCGCCCGGACTGTACGAGATGGTGCGCATTGGAGGCGCAATGTACCTCGCCTACGTCGCAATACAGATTCTCCGCAGCCCAGGCTTTGGTTTGAAGTTCAACGCGGCGAATGCCGGCATTGAGCCCCCGCTGCGCTCCTCGGTTGCCAAAGGGATGCTCAGCAGCCTGTTGAACCCGAAGACGCTGCTGTTCTGTTCCGTGCTGTTACCCCAATTCGTCAACCCGCAGGGCGCGCCGGTCTGGTCGCAAATGGCTGAACTCGGCCTCGTCCTCGTTCTGACGGGAATTGCCTTCGACCTGGCCTGCGTGTTCGGGGCGTCGCGCCTGTCGTCCTTCCTGCAGCACAGCCCACGAGCGGAGCGGTTTCAACGCTGGTCCTTCGCGACGGCGCTGTTGGCTTTTGCAATCCGGATTCCGTTCGCCTAA
- a CDS encoding Lrp/AsnC family transcriptional regulator, which produces MDLDKTDRALLLALQKDGRASIANLAEAVSLTETPCARRLRRLEAEGYIDSYRTLLSRTALGLGVLAFAYVRFGVHARELSDRFEREIQAIPRVVSCHNVSGSADYLLQVVARDMDDYGVFMRDVLRTLPGVTSVESTFSMREVKRDVGLPLL; this is translated from the coding sequence ATGGACCTCGACAAGACCGACCGCGCCCTCCTGCTGGCGCTGCAGAAAGACGGGCGCGCCAGTATTGCGAACCTGGCTGAGGCTGTCAGCCTCACTGAAACCCCGTGCGCTCGCCGGCTCAGGCGGCTCGAGGCAGAAGGGTACATCGACAGCTATCGGACGCTGCTGTCCCGGACCGCGCTCGGGTTGGGCGTGCTGGCGTTTGCGTACGTGCGTTTTGGTGTGCACGCGCGTGAACTGTCTGACCGGTTCGAACGGGAAATCCAGGCGATTCCGCGCGTCGTGTCGTGCCACAACGTGTCGGGTAGCGCCGACTATCTGTTGCAGGTCGTCGCGCGGGACATGGACGACTATGGCGTGTTCATGCGCGACGTGCTGCGCACGTTACCCGGCGTTACGTCGGTCGAGTCCACGTTTTCGATGCGCGAGGTCAAGCGAGATGTTGGTCTGCCTTTGCTTTGA
- a CDS encoding YdhR family protein: protein MITAIVLYDLPPDIGLQECRTHFTKIAPDFLKIPGFLRKQFICARDGKVAGGVYMWESQEAAERFYSGEWLAGIRARYGTEPTISYYETVALTDKASGQAGGLG, encoded by the coding sequence ATGATCACTGCCATCGTCCTCTATGACCTGCCGCCGGACATCGGCCTTCAGGAGTGCCGCACTCACTTCACGAAGATCGCCCCGGATTTCCTCAAGATTCCCGGCTTCCTGCGCAAGCAGTTCATCTGTGCCCGCGACGGCAAGGTCGCGGGCGGCGTCTATATGTGGGAAAGCCAGGAGGCGGCCGAACGCTTCTATTCCGGCGAATGGCTCGCCGGAATCCGCGCCCGCTACGGCACGGAGCCGACAATCAGCTATTACGAGACCGTCGCGCTGACCGACAAGGCGAGCGGCCAGGCAGGCGGGCTCGGCTGA
- a CDS encoding cold-shock protein translates to MDTGTVKWFNDSKGFGFITPDKGGDDLFAHFSEIRGDGFKTLAENQKVSFETKQGPKGLQAANIKPL, encoded by the coding sequence ATGGATACCGGTACCGTTAAGTGGTTCAACGACAGCAAAGGCTTTGGCTTCATCACCCCGGACAAGGGCGGCGACGACCTGTTCGCTCACTTCTCCGAAATCAGGGGCGACGGCTTCAAGACGCTGGCTGAAAATCAGAAAGTGAGCTTCGAAACGAAGCAAGGCCCGAAGGGTCTGCAAGCGGCTAACATCAAGCCGCTGTAA
- a CDS encoding molybdopterin-dependent oxidoreductase, giving the protein MPREAVTACRICAGNCSLRLTMDDAGRVVAARGDRDNPLTRGYACIKGAHLHEAHNSAERLLHPLKRQPDGSFVQMPLDVMLAEIAAQLQALIERHGADAVAAFRGTMNYSNLAANHMLPAFLAALGSNSFFSTMTIDQSAKWVAFERLGGWAAGKDPYALADVLLFVGTNPLVSLSTFNFALQNPVRQLHEAKERGLKLVVIDPRETETARHADVFLQPLPGEDPTVLAGLLRIILYRGWHDAGFCARYVKDLRRLVRAVEPFTPEYVAQRAGVSVEGLEAAAAAFAEPIREAGGLRRKRGSAASGTGPNMAPHSNLAEHLLECLNVVCGRFARPGDPVPNPGVVAPRYQRRAEVIPPHRSWESGWKSRVGGYGMLFGQKMSGILAQEITTPGAGQIRALLVDGGNPVDAVPDQRRIADALRQLQLLVCIEPFMTNTARLAHYVIPPKLMFERADLHSRDYESYIMFQPYAQYSAAVATPPEGSEVADDWFVFWDLARRVGKTIVFDGVPLDMHAAPTTDELLAILVRHGSVSFEELKLYPQGKIFEVEPMIVQPGEPANTARFDVMPDDVERELAYVPSEPGAPPRFTHRLAVRRVRDVQNTMYHHLPAVRRRMSFNPAFVHPDDLAAQGLTESQCVTIVSPHGRIRAIVAADPALRRGVVSIPHGWGPMPDEEPETYAGANPNQLLSTTGGLDPINAMPVMSAVPVRIEAVD; this is encoded by the coding sequence ATGCCACGGGAAGCCGTCACCGCCTGCCGCATCTGCGCCGGCAACTGTTCGCTGCGCTTGACCATGGACGACGCCGGACGTGTCGTCGCTGCGCGCGGCGACCGCGACAATCCGCTCACGCGCGGCTACGCCTGCATCAAGGGCGCGCATCTGCATGAGGCGCACAACAGCGCCGAGCGCCTCCTGCACCCGCTGAAGCGGCAGCCCGATGGCAGTTTCGTGCAGATGCCGCTTGACGTGATGCTGGCCGAGATCGCGGCGCAACTCCAGGCGCTGATCGAGCGCCACGGCGCAGATGCGGTCGCAGCCTTTCGCGGCACCATGAACTATTCGAACCTTGCCGCGAATCATATGTTGCCCGCCTTCCTCGCGGCGCTGGGGTCGAATTCGTTTTTCTCCACAATGACGATCGACCAGTCGGCCAAATGGGTGGCATTTGAGCGCCTGGGCGGCTGGGCTGCCGGCAAAGATCCGTACGCGCTCGCCGACGTGCTGTTATTCGTCGGCACCAATCCGCTGGTGTCGCTATCCACATTCAACTTTGCGTTGCAGAATCCGGTCAGGCAGCTCCACGAAGCGAAGGAACGCGGCCTGAAGCTGGTCGTGATTGATCCACGCGAGACGGAGACCGCCCGCCACGCCGATGTCTTCCTGCAGCCGCTGCCGGGTGAGGATCCGACCGTCCTGGCCGGCCTGCTGCGCATCATTCTGTATCGCGGCTGGCATGACGCCGGATTCTGCGCGCGCTACGTCAAGGACCTGCGACGACTGGTGCGCGCGGTCGAGCCGTTCACGCCGGAATACGTCGCGCAGCGCGCCGGCGTGAGCGTTGAAGGGCTCGAAGCCGCCGCCGCGGCCTTCGCGGAACCCATCCGGGAGGCCGGCGGCCTGCGCCGCAAGCGTGGCTCGGCCGCGTCGGGAACCGGGCCCAACATGGCGCCGCACTCCAATCTGGCCGAGCATCTGCTCGAATGCCTCAACGTCGTGTGTGGCCGCTTTGCTCGGCCCGGCGACCCGGTACCGAATCCCGGCGTGGTCGCCCCACGCTACCAGCGCCGCGCCGAAGTGATTCCGCCGCACCGTTCCTGGGAATCCGGCTGGAAGAGCCGTGTCGGCGGCTATGGCATGCTGTTCGGCCAGAAGATGAGCGGCATACTGGCCCAGGAAATCACTACGCCCGGCGCCGGCCAGATCCGCGCGCTGCTGGTCGACGGCGGCAATCCAGTCGATGCCGTGCCCGACCAGCGCCGCATCGCCGACGCACTGCGCCAGCTGCAACTGCTGGTATGCATCGAGCCATTCATGACCAACACTGCGCGGCTCGCGCACTACGTGATTCCGCCGAAGCTGATGTTCGAGCGCGCCGACCTGCATTCGCGCGACTACGAGTCCTACATCATGTTCCAGCCTTACGCGCAATACTCGGCGGCCGTGGCGACGCCGCCGGAGGGTTCCGAAGTCGCGGACGACTGGTTCGTGTTCTGGGATCTGGCGCGGCGCGTGGGCAAGACCATCGTGTTCGATGGCGTTCCCCTCGATATGCACGCAGCTCCGACCACCGACGAGCTGCTTGCGATCCTGGTTCGCCACGGTTCGGTTTCATTTGAGGAACTGAAGCTGTACCCACAAGGGAAAATCTTCGAGGTCGAACCGATGATCGTGCAGCCCGGCGAGCCGGCGAATACCGCGCGCTTCGACGTGATGCCGGACGACGTCGAGCGCGAACTGGCGTACGTACCGAGCGAACCGGGGGCGCCGCCGAGGTTCACGCATCGCCTGGCGGTGCGGCGCGTGCGCGACGTGCAGAACACCATGTACCACCACCTGCCCGCGGTTCGCCGACGCATGTCGTTCAATCCGGCATTCGTGCATCCCGACGACCTGGCTGCTCAAGGACTGACCGAAAGCCAGTGCGTGACCATCGTTTCGCCGCACGGGCGCATCCGGGCTATCGTCGCAGCGGACCCCGCACTACGCCGCGGCGTCGTGTCCATTCCGCACGGCTGGGGACCGATGCCCGACGAGGAGCCCGAAACCTATGCCGGCGCCAATCCCAACCAGTTGCTCAGCACTACAGGCGGCCTTGATCCGATCAACGCCATGCCGGTAATGAGTGCGGTGCCTGTACGCATCGAAGCTGTAGACTGA